One genomic segment of Amycolatopsis granulosa includes these proteins:
- a CDS encoding DoxX family membrane protein produces the protein MTSPQDDPPARNPFTGSGYYPAPDDGGTSMLSGVEDRPSPPVNRYHGGLDFALLVLRVLLAAIMGAHGLQKVFGLFQGPGIAGTARMLESLGYTAQPTLLAWITGLSELVGALLVVLGLFTQIGAAALLGVTANAVYAQWRGGFFEPNGFEFELLLAGVAFALLFTGSGRVALDLNTPWRRRPVPFGAFFLLVAAAAAVVVIVLAR, from the coding sequence GTGACCAGCCCGCAGGACGATCCGCCGGCCCGCAACCCGTTCACCGGGTCCGGGTACTACCCCGCACCGGACGACGGCGGCACCAGCATGCTCTCCGGCGTAGAGGACCGGCCGTCGCCACCGGTCAACCGCTACCACGGTGGCCTGGACTTCGCGCTGCTCGTGCTGCGGGTGCTGCTCGCCGCGATCATGGGCGCGCACGGGTTGCAGAAGGTGTTCGGCCTGTTCCAGGGCCCGGGCATCGCCGGGACGGCGCGCATGCTGGAATCGCTGGGCTACACCGCCCAGCCGACGCTGCTGGCGTGGATCACCGGTCTCAGCGAGCTCGTCGGTGCCCTGCTGGTGGTGCTGGGCCTGTTCACCCAGATCGGCGCCGCCGCGCTGCTCGGCGTCACCGCGAACGCCGTCTACGCGCAGTGGCGCGGCGGGTTCTTCGAGCCGAACGGATTCGAGTTCGAGCTGCTGCTCGCGGGTGTGGCGTTCGCGCTGCTGTTCACCGGATCCGGCCGCGTCGCACTGGACCTGAACACACCCTGGCGCCGCCGTCCGGTGCCGTTCGGTGCGTTCTTCCTGCTGGTCGCCGCCGCCGCGGCCGTCGTGGTGATCGTGCTGGCCCGCTAG
- a CDS encoding haloacid dehalogenase type II, producing the protein MPQLDIDAIVFDVLGTLVDESAGIRAGIRALDPALDEPRIEQLLSMWQQHIDREQRRVLDGDRPYRTTDVLNREAAQLVAAAAGIDDPAAVAALAGSARRLPPWPDTVAGLARLAERFPLIGLSNASRTALLELNAHAGLRWHQALSAEDARTYKPDPAVYQLAVTVSGRPPERLLMVAAHAWDLRGAQALGLRTAYVARPVGDPPAPADRFDLHTGDLADLAGRLGGAREPAA; encoded by the coding sequence ATGCCCCAGCTGGACATCGATGCGATCGTCTTCGACGTGCTCGGCACGCTCGTCGACGAATCCGCGGGTATCCGCGCCGGTATTCGTGCGCTCGACCCGGCGCTGGACGAGCCCCGGATCGAGCAGCTGCTCTCGATGTGGCAGCAGCACATCGACCGCGAACAGCGTCGCGTCCTCGACGGTGACCGGCCCTACCGCACCACCGACGTCCTCAACCGGGAGGCCGCTCAGCTGGTCGCGGCCGCCGCCGGGATCGACGACCCGGCCGCCGTGGCGGCGCTGGCCGGTTCGGCTCGCCGGCTCCCGCCGTGGCCGGACACCGTGGCCGGGCTCGCCCGGCTCGCCGAACGGTTCCCGCTGATCGGGCTCTCCAACGCGAGCCGGACCGCGCTGCTGGAACTCAACGCCCACGCCGGACTGCGCTGGCACCAGGCGCTGTCCGCCGAAGACGCCCGGACGTACAAACCGGACCCGGCGGTCTACCAGCTCGCCGTCACCGTGTCCGGGCGACCGCCGGAGCGGCTGCTGATGGTCGCCGCCCACGCCTGGGACCTGCGCGGTGCGCAGGCGCTCGGTCTGCGCACCGCCTACGTCGCCCGCCCGGTCGGTGATCCGCCCGCCCCCGCGGACCGGTTCGACCTGCACACCGGCGACCTGGCGGACCTGGCCGGCCGGCTCGGCGGGGCCCGGGAACCGGCCGCCTGA
- a CDS encoding CGNR zinc finger domain-containing protein yields the protein MQVALDEYAWAAGVATELVNTTAEVWRGDDRLPGLAALVAFADRHGPGHDDGSATLAGLARRGRETDLQAVHALRTTVRDLIDHPERDRLVVGATALTAPAQGITLVPGPAHGSGTRWAACLPAEATVTDALSVICGIGILGVVHVLGAQRFRQCGAPTCRGAFIDTTRPGRRRYCMPGLCGNRTNVANHRARRAAARGPEQTGAGDVSGQDT from the coding sequence ATGCAAGTAGCGCTGGACGAGTACGCCTGGGCGGCGGGAGTCGCGACCGAGCTGGTCAACACCACCGCCGAGGTCTGGCGGGGCGACGACCGCCTGCCCGGCCTGGCCGCACTCGTCGCGTTCGCCGACCGGCACGGCCCGGGGCACGACGACGGCTCCGCAACGCTCGCCGGACTCGCGCGCCGCGGCCGCGAAACCGACCTGCAGGCGGTCCACGCACTACGGACCACCGTGCGCGACCTCATCGATCACCCCGAACGGGACCGCCTCGTCGTCGGCGCCACCGCGCTCACCGCGCCCGCCCAGGGCATCACCCTGGTTCCCGGTCCCGCACACGGCAGCGGCACGCGGTGGGCCGCCTGCCTCCCCGCGGAAGCCACCGTCACCGACGCCCTCTCGGTGATCTGCGGCATCGGCATCCTCGGGGTCGTGCACGTCCTCGGCGCGCAGCGGTTCCGCCAGTGTGGTGCGCCGACCTGCCGGGGAGCCTTCATCGACACCACCCGGCCGGGCCGTCGCCGCTATTGCATGCCCGGCCTGTGCGGCAACCGCACCAACGTGGCCAACCACCGTGCCCGCAGGGCCGCGGCCCGCGGCCCGGAGCAGACCGGCGCCGGCGACGTGTCCGGTCAGGACACTTGA